The Aspergillus luchuensis IFO 4308 DNA, chromosome 4, nearly complete sequence DNA window ATGCGACTCACTCCACCTGCACCCAATCTCCTTCCTCGAACAGTTCTCTCCGGTGGCATGGAAGTCGGTGGCATATATATACCGGCGGGAACAACTGTCGGTGTATCTGCGTATACCATACATCGCAATAAAACATATTTTCACGATCCTGATAGCTTTGAGCCAGAAAGGTGGCTTGATGACAATGTCGTCAGCCAGCAGAATATGCAAACGGCATTTGTTCCATTTAGCGTGGGACCGAGAAAGTGTGTGGCATGGAGACTAGCCTGGGCAGAATTGAATTTAACAATAGCAAGAGTGTTGTGGAGGTATGACCTGCGCCTTGCAAAGAACACATGCGGTTGCAATGCAGGTACCAGGTGTGAGTACAACTTCAAGGCTGGGGTAACGACGGCTGTTAATGGGCCGGTGATTGAGTTCAGGCCTAGGATAGCATGAGTGTCACCTGTCTATTTACCCAAACAGATGTTACCTAGCCTGATTTACATTCCTATAGAAATGAAGTGATGATGTCATGTGATGGAATGAACCAGTCTACGGTGGTTAGAATCGCCCATGCAGCACAATGGGAGGCAGACATGCCATCATATGCATGCAAAATGATTGTTTGTCAGGACCGAAGCTAGTGATGTGCATTATTATATTACGCAAAGTTGAATTTCTTACTCAGCCGCCTCTAAAATCCCAACATCGCGTTCATGTTCTGCCCTAGCTTCTTGGACTTTTCATCTTTACCATTGAGCTTGATGGGACTAAGGCCCATTGCCACTTTACCGGCTTCAGATTGAATATCAGCAATTGTTGCTCTATCAGAGAACTGAGACTCTCCCGACCCACCCGGGAAGTCCGGCGGAGGGACGCCCTTCAAGAAGGCCTCGCGCTGCTGCTTGACGTATTGCTATGTGAGGAGTCAATGTCAGAAACACATACACCATTAAGTGGACAATCGTCTTACCATGTTGTTAGGGGTTAATGGAACCGAAGGAATGTAGAAAACACAAGCGTCAATGTTGCCTGTGTTTTccatttctattatttattattagggttttattagggttttagggttttagggtttttagggtttttttagggtttagggttttagggtttagggttttagggtttag harbors:
- a CDS encoding uncharacterized protein (COG:S;~EggNog:ENOG410PW1F;~InterPro:IPR010856,IPR027443) gives rise to the protein MENTGNIDACVFYIPSVPLTPNNMQYVKQQREAFLKGVPPPDFPGGSGESQFSDRATIADIQSEAGKVAMGLSPIKLNGKDEKSKKLGQNMNAMLGF